A part of Onthophagus taurus isolate NC chromosome 7, IU_Otau_3.0, whole genome shotgun sequence genomic DNA contains:
- the LOC111424674 gene encoding odorant receptor 4-like produces the protein MEGEGVSESHRMKAFKIPLLFLSVIGSNPAKVKKDAYTRFIIGFFTVVQFHNTVLLVTMICMSLNNMDDLGEIMTCVAGMYQIIVKYIITVINRKDIYKNVVLLLQYFPAGELEKLVTPLYIYMNKGLKFFAVLLGCCFSLYVLKPLLYFEKMLPVIWYTKHCPLESNHCYVYHYILQIFGATLMFFNIIGFDGFTLAVITVAYCELEKIKISLSDMKDDANKTDDENMRKITELVKKHCIVLNFIKNINNEFSTILMHQLAATLTGVCTGIYFLMLFQNDLGVVLRFVPYLLSILVQMFLYSVAGELIATQTQSIHFAAYDTNWHLKHQPKTTKALCMMMLRSQKPDEIIAGMWTWNMRIFLSLLQTGFSMFTFMKTVQSK, from the exons ATGGAAGGTGAAGGTGTTTCAGAATCGCATCGTATGAAAGCATTTAAAATTCCTTTACTATTTTTATCCGTAATCGGTTCTAACCCAGCTAAAGTCAAAAAGGATGCTTATACGCGATTTATAATTGGTTTTTTTACGGTTGTGCAATTTCACAATACCGTACTTTTAGTAACAATGATCTGTATGAGTTTAAATAATATGGACGATCTTGGTGAAATTATGACTTGTGTTGCTGGAATGTATCAG atcatcgtaaaatatattataaccgtaataaatcgaaaagatatttacaaaaatgttgtattGTTGTTACAATATTTTCCAGCAGGAGAATTGGAAAAATTAGTAACACCGCTCTACATTTACATGAACAAAGGGCTTAAGTTTTTCGCGGTTTTATTGGGCTGTTGCTTTAGTTTGTACGTTTTAAAACCGCTGCTGTATTTTGAGAAAATGCTTCCGGTCATCTGGTACACGAAACATTGCCCTTTGGAAAGTAATCATTGTTACGTTTACCACTACATACTACAAATATTTGGTGCTACTTTAATGTTCTTTAACATAATTGGATTCGATGGTTTCACGTTGGCTGTAATCACGGTAGCTTATTGCGAactagaaaaaattaaaataagtttgaGCGATATGAAAGACGACGCAAACAAGACCGATGATGAAAATATGCGAAAAATAACGGAATTAGTAAAAAAACACTGCAtagttttgaattttatcaagAATATTAACAACGAATTTTCAACGATTTTAATGCACCAATTAGCGGCCACTTTAACTGGAGTTTGTAcaggaatttattttttaatgttatttcaaAACGATTTAGGTGTCGTTTTGAGATTTGTTCCCTACTTATTAAGCATCTTGGTGCAAATGTTTCTTTATAGCGTTGCTGGGGAACTAATTGCTACTCAA ACTCAAAGTATTCATTTCGCCGCTTACGATACAAATTGGCACTTGAAGCACCAACCAAAAACCACTAAAGCATTATGCATGATGATGCTTCGTTCCCAAAAGCCCGATGAGATTATTGCGGGAATGTGGACATGGAATATGAGGATTTTTCTTTCC TTATTGCAAACGGGATTTTCGATGTTTACATTCATGAAAACTGTCCAATCCAAATAA